In Lathyrus oleraceus cultivar Zhongwan6 chromosome 2, CAAS_Psat_ZW6_1.0, whole genome shotgun sequence, the DNA window ctcaacagcagacatacggtacggagccatcgatatcggtctagtaccaggtactaaatcaatcgagaactcaacttcacgctctggtggcaattcattcacctcttccggaaacacatcaggaaaatcacacaccacggctagatcaccaatcaccagtttatttttagcttccaaagtcgctaacagcataaacaactctgccccatctgctacttcctcattcacctgccttgcagatagaaacaaactctttccttcctcaatcttaggaaaaatcacagtcttatcaaaacagttgatatagactcggttaaacaccaaccagttcatacccaggataacatcaacctgtactagtggaagacacacaaggtctatcccaaaatctctaccaaaaatactcaaaggacaacccaagcaaactgaagtagtagtcactgaaccctttgcaggagtatcaatcaccatactaccatacatctcagatatctctaacttaagtttcacagcacaatccaaagatataaaggaatgagtagcaccggtgtcaataatagctacaagaggaaagccattaatataacacgtacctcggatcaaacgatcatctgcagaagtctcagaacccgataaagcaaagaccttgcctcccgactggttctctctcttcggcttaggacactgtggactgatatgacccaactctccacagttgaaacaagttacagtcttcaaccgacactctgcagccaaatgaccaccttttccacacttgaaacacttcatctcagcactggtacactcatggacacgatgtccagcccgaccacatctataacacttagcaggggcgctagagtctcccccactaggcctcttcatcccactctgcttctggaaacctttgccagctgcatacggttttccacgatcattctgattcttgcctttcctatcaattctctgttgatagctctctgctctggctttggaatcctgttcaaaaatcctgcaacagtcaaccaagtcagaaaacactctgatccgctgatatccaatagcctgcttgatctcaggacgcaacccgttctcaaacttcacacatttcgaaaattctccagcagcctcattatagggagtataatactttgacagctctgtgaacttagcagcatactccgtaacagacttgttaccctgcttcaactctaagaactctatctctttctttcctctgacatcctctggaaaatactttctcagaaatctctctctgaacacagcccaagtgatctcagcatttccagcagattccaactcagtgcgggtagcaacccaccaatcatctgcttcctctgacagcatatgcgtaccgaacctgaccttctggttttcggcacactcagtcactcggaagatcctctcaatctccttcaaccacttctgagcaccatctggatcgtatgctcccttgaacattggaggattgttcttctggaactcactcagctgacgagcagctcccattcccacaacattcggattccctccaagtactccagctagcatacccagagcctcagcaatcgcagcatcatctctacctcttccagccatctctattctgaaaacccaaacaactaaaacaatgagtactgatagggttacacaacacctatcccgtacagggaaaacagaataattacgactcgactcgaccgactatgctctgataccactaatgtaacacccttctaaaataccccaaatatttaattaaaataataaacatatatcagagtaattatgcagttaagggtgtcacacaatcattcacaccatgttccaaaataactgtcatgctctttatttacccaattaaacatttgcataaatcgcagcggatataaatcaaattaatcaaaacatgtaacatactacatgtaaactggttcaacaatctttaacaacataattaaaaaggttccctcccgatgttacatctatcagagcatgacccactagggagactacactagactccaagcattcgcttctactcaactcatttctcgttacctgaaaaatagttgtaagggtgagttcctcaatcgatataataagcattataaaatctcatgtcatgttaagtaatttgacacattaatcaccctaatcacaacatacaatcagtaacagcacatcagctcaacgtcatactcaacaccaacataaaacacaagaaaatctcaaatcatactccataacaacacaaacacacgtataatattggaatacatccattcatattatacgccatacataatttatgcaatgagactccacacatgcggtaccgactattcttgaacatatagttcaagctcaccgatcaaatccagatacggctactaagctcactagtcccactcatttgagatctaatgactcactcactaattcctcaccatgggaattagctacagccccgaaggctatgcgatgcacactaatcatctagcatgcagacatcaacaacaaatccacaatgattcactcactaattcctcaccatgggaattagctacagccccacaggctatgctatgcacgttaatcatctagcaatgcaacatcaacaacaattcacaagggacatatgctcacactctaagccatacaacagtccattcacaaatacatgcaatatatatacattcacagcattatgcatttcatcatacatcatcaacacatgtatcaacacatcatatcatgtcaaataattaaacacagtattagcacactctactaatacctatactgctcaaaacaacgggaaatgatccctactacgtcatacatcagctaagttacatcactcagcctaaacaaccaaaaactgcacaacaacagttcaggaaaaccacaagtctgcccatacgcgtattgcctatgcccatacgcgtatggcgcatttcctcgcccaacccatacgcgtatcatctgtctcatacgcgtatgctacgcgtaccactctcccatacgcgtaccaacagagacaaaatctacgttcaaaatatcattttcctcacccatacgcgtaccagccatatcatacgcgtattgcctagtgccatacgcgtatgaccagaaaccagaatttccagatctgcaatggctttctctgctacgagatctatccaattcaaccttccacagtccaaattttacacataattcattcatctcatctaacacgaattatccgctttcgatttcacaaatttctaacgtttctacctctaattcctacgaatttcttcaattttaatccaaatttcgttcatcccaaaagttcacaaattcatcatacatcattcaatcagaggcatatcaatggtttctcactacccatcacatattatccc includes these proteins:
- the LOC127121187 gene encoding uncharacterized protein LOC127121187, yielding MKRPSGGDSSAPAKCYRCGRAGHRVHECTSAEMKCFKCGKGGHLAAECRLKTVTCFNCGELGHISPQCPKPKRENQSGGKVFALSGSETSADDRLIRGNEK